One Kiritimatiellia bacterium genomic window carries:
- a CDS encoding helix-turn-helix transcriptional regulator codes for MDGWITQLRKGLLDYCVLLLLRRGESYGYEIVQELKRLEELAVSESTVYPILGRLRSEKLVKTRDVPSPEGPARRYFSLTALGRLRLAEMNAYWKSLDRALDRLREDAKEDRPDEAGT; via the coding sequence ATGGACGGCTGGATCACACAACTGCGGAAGGGGCTGCTGGATTACTGCGTGCTGTTGCTGCTGCGCCGCGGGGAGAGTTACGGCTACGAGATCGTGCAGGAGCTCAAGCGCCTCGAGGAACTCGCCGTGTCGGAGAGCACGGTCTACCCGATCCTCGGGCGCCTGCGCTCGGAGAAGCTGGTGAAGACCCGCGACGTCCCTTCGCCGGAGGGGCCCGCCCGCCGCTATTTTTCGCTGACCGCGCTCGGCCGGCTTCGCCTGGCCGAGATGAACGCTTACTGGAAATCGCTGGACCGCGCCCTCGACCGGTTGCGCGAGGACGCCAAGGAGGATCGCCCGGATGAAGCTGGAACCTGA
- a CDS encoding NAD(P)-dependent oxidoreductase, giving the protein MTNWSKIVLLGHTGFIGSRLADRFRRAYPDVPIEGRSFPAFDLAATGAHAELEPLFDERALVVFLSGIKRQFGDDLDTFNKNVQMALAVCRALKARPVARLIFFSSAAVYGEDIHNTAITEDAPICPTSFYGMAKFVSERMLWKTMTDAGRGSLAILRPPTVYGPGDPGKTYGPSGFVQAAIKGESITLWGDGEELRDFLWLDDLVEAVLALAANSFAGVLNLVTGQSVTFRQMLDLISKRLGRPLEIKSRPRSKNKVDNVFVNDRLRTVLPNLRFTPMEEGIARLLANQGM; this is encoded by the coding sequence ATGACCAATTGGTCGAAAATCGTCCTCCTCGGGCACACGGGGTTCATCGGATCCCGGTTGGCGGATCGGTTCCGCCGGGCGTATCCCGATGTGCCGATCGAGGGGCGGTCGTTCCCGGCGTTCGATCTCGCGGCGACCGGCGCCCATGCCGAACTGGAACCCCTCTTCGACGAGCGGGCGTTGGTCGTTTTCCTCTCCGGCATCAAGCGCCAGTTCGGCGACGACCTGGACACGTTCAACAAGAACGTGCAGATGGCGCTCGCCGTCTGCCGCGCCCTCAAGGCGCGGCCGGTGGCCCGGCTGATCTTCTTCAGTTCGGCGGCGGTCTACGGCGAGGACATCCACAACACGGCGATCACCGAGGACGCGCCTATCTGCCCGACGTCCTTTTACGGCATGGCGAAGTTTGTTTCCGAGCGGATGCTCTGGAAGACGATGACCGACGCCGGGCGCGGCTCGCTGGCGATCCTCCGGCCGCCGACCGTGTACGGACCCGGCGATCCCGGAAAAACCTACGGGCCCTCCGGCTTTGTGCAGGCCGCGATCAAGGGCGAGTCGATCACGTTGTGGGGCGACGGCGAGGAACTCCGGGATTTCCTGTGGCTTGACGATCTCGTCGAGGCCGTCCTCGCGCTGGCCGCGAATTCGTTTGCCGGCGTGCTGAATCTCGTCACGGGCCAGAGTGTCACGTTCCGGCAGATGCTGGACCTCATCTCGAAACGGCTGGGTCGGCCGCTGGAAATCAAGTCGCGCCCGCGCAGCAAGAACAAGGTGGATAACGTCTTCGTCAACGACCGCCTCCGCACCGTCCTGCCGAACCTGCGGTTCACCCCGATGGAGGAGGGGATCGCGCGGCTGCTGGCGAACCAGGGAATGTAG
- a CDS encoding zinc-binding dehydrogenase translates to MKALAAILVESKKPLVLEEIEIPALRFGQVLVKVICTGICGAQINEIDAVKGVDKFLPHLLGHEATATVIEVGEGVTTVRPGDRVVMHWRKGSGIHAPTPKYASRVGTVNSGWVTTFNEMAIVSENRVTTVPADFDPEAGALMGCAVTTAFGVINNDAGVRVGESVVVFGAGGVGLNVVQAAAMVSAHPIIAIDLFDSKLELAGKLGATHLINSKKQDAAAEILKIVGKNGADVVVEVTGNARVIETAYEVTQAQGRTILVGVPREKATIYTLPLHHDKILRGSEGGQTRPERDIPNYVKLCQAGKLDLKPLITNHYTFEKINDAIADIRAGNVPGRCIVQMKA, encoded by the coding sequence ATGAAAGCCCTCGCCGCCATCCTCGTCGAAAGCAAGAAGCCCCTCGTCCTCGAGGAAATCGAGATTCCGGCCCTGCGCTTCGGCCAAGTGCTGGTCAAGGTGATCTGCACCGGCATCTGCGGGGCGCAGATCAACGAGATCGACGCTGTGAAGGGCGTGGATAAATTCCTGCCGCACCTCCTCGGCCACGAGGCGACCGCCACGGTCATCGAGGTGGGCGAGGGCGTGACGACGGTCAGGCCCGGCGATCGCGTCGTCATGCACTGGCGCAAGGGCTCCGGCATCCACGCCCCGACGCCGAAGTACGCGTCGCGCGTCGGCACGGTGAACTCGGGCTGGGTCACGACGTTCAACGAGATGGCCATCGTCTCCGAGAACCGCGTCACGACGGTCCCGGCCGACTTCGATCCCGAGGCCGGCGCCCTGATGGGTTGCGCCGTCACGACGGCGTTCGGCGTGATCAATAACGACGCCGGCGTCCGCGTGGGCGAGTCGGTGGTCGTGTTCGGGGCGGGCGGCGTCGGGCTGAACGTCGTCCAGGCGGCCGCGATGGTCTCCGCGCACCCGATCATCGCGATCGACCTGTTCGACTCGAAGCTCGAGCTGGCGGGCAAGCTGGGCGCGACGCACCTGATCAACTCGAAGAAGCAGGACGCGGCCGCCGAGATCCTGAAGATCGTCGGCAAGAACGGCGCGGATGTCGTGGTCGAGGTCACCGGCAACGCGCGGGTGATCGAGACGGCCTACGAGGTCACCCAGGCCCAGGGCCGGACGATCCTCGTCGGCGTACCGCGGGAGAAGGCGACGATCTACACGCTGCCGCTGCACCACGATAAGATCCTGCGCGGCTCCGAGGGCGGCCAGACCCGGCCGGAACGGGACATCCCGAACTACGTCAAGCTGTGCCAGGCCGGCAAGCTCGACCTGAAGCCCCTCATCACGAACCATTACACCTTCGAGAAGATCAACGACGCGATCGCCGACATCCGCGCCGGGAACGTGCCCGGCCGGTGCATCGTGCAGATGAAGGCATGA
- a CDS encoding methyltransferase domain-containing protein: MKKQIDWLQEYNMSSKRDYVGRVTAFDKGECAAIAKKWGQEYWDGPRQYGFGGYKYDGRWLPFAQKLAKHYGIKPGHKILDVGCGKGFLLHEFTRAVPGVEVAGLDISQYGIDNAKEEVKPFLTVGHCRQLPYPDKHFDFVYSNTTLHNLQPQDLYPAIKEIERVRKGEAWIGVESYRNEKEKANLLYWQLTCEAFFSPDGWRWWFDHCGYQGDYGFIYFE, encoded by the coding sequence ATGAAAAAGCAGATCGACTGGCTCCAGGAATACAACATGTCGAGCAAGCGCGACTACGTCGGCCGCGTGACCGCGTTCGACAAGGGCGAGTGCGCGGCCATCGCGAAGAAGTGGGGCCAGGAATACTGGGACGGCCCGCGGCAGTACGGGTTCGGCGGGTACAAGTACGACGGCCGCTGGCTGCCGTTCGCGCAGAAGCTGGCCAAGCACTACGGCATCAAGCCGGGCCACAAGATTTTGGACGTTGGCTGCGGCAAGGGCTTCCTCCTGCACGAGTTCACGCGCGCGGTGCCGGGCGTCGAGGTCGCCGGCCTGGATATTTCGCAGTACGGCATCGACAATGCCAAGGAAGAGGTCAAGCCGTTCCTGACCGTCGGCCACTGCCGCCAGTTGCCGTATCCGGACAAGCACTTTGACTTCGTCTACTCCAACACGACCCTGCACAACCTCCAGCCGCAGGACCTGTATCCCGCGATCAAGGAGATCGAGCGCGTCCGCAAGGGCGAGGCCTGGATCGGCGTCGAGTCCTACCGCAACGAGAAGGAGAAGGCCAACCTGCTCTACTGGCAGCTGACCTGCGAGGCCTTCTTCTCCCCCGACGGCTGGCGCTGGTGGTTCGACCACTGCGGCTACCAGGGGGACTACGGGTTTATTTATTTCGAGTGA
- a CDS encoding transketolase, with product MRKVCLKSMAKLAAMDERVVFIGSDITKRDLEDFSDHYPDRFFLEGVYEAHIVGMAAGMALCGKMPYINTIATFLTRRCYEQVLLDVGLHKLPVRLLGSGGGVVYAPLGPTHLANEDIAILRAIPNMSIVAPCDADEMGRLMPATLKWPGPMYIRFAKGGDKVVSRPDLPFEIGKAIRMTDGSDVLLVTTGVTTQLALEAAAKLAGEGIGAAVLHMHTVKPLDAEQLVALAGRARAVVTAEEHTIIGGLGSAVAETLLEAGVAKPFKRIGFPDVFTEELGSQNDIMGKYGISVDGLCATARRLLGAR from the coding sequence ATGAGAAAAGTCTGCCTCAAGAGCATGGCGAAGCTGGCCGCGATGGACGAGCGCGTGGTCTTCATCGGTTCGGACATCACCAAGCGCGACCTTGAGGATTTTTCCGATCATTATCCCGACCGCTTCTTCCTTGAAGGCGTGTACGAGGCGCACATCGTCGGCATGGCCGCGGGCATGGCGCTGTGCGGGAAAATGCCGTACATCAACACCATCGCCACGTTCCTGACTCGCCGGTGTTACGAGCAGGTGCTGCTGGACGTCGGCCTGCACAAGCTGCCGGTGCGCCTGCTGGGCAGCGGGGGCGGCGTGGTCTACGCGCCGCTCGGCCCGACGCACCTCGCCAACGAGGACATCGCGATCCTGCGCGCGATCCCGAACATGAGCATCGTCGCGCCCTGCGACGCGGACGAGATGGGCCGACTGATGCCGGCCACGCTGAAGTGGCCCGGCCCGATGTACATCCGCTTCGCCAAGGGCGGCGACAAGGTCGTGTCGCGCCCCGACCTGCCGTTCGAGATCGGGAAGGCCATCCGGATGACGGACGGCTCGGACGTGCTGCTCGTCACCACCGGCGTCACGACGCAGCTTGCCCTCGAAGCGGCCGCGAAACTGGCAGGCGAGGGGATCGGCGCGGCCGTCCTGCACATGCACACGGTCAAGCCGCTCGACGCGGAGCAACTCGTCGCCCTCGCGGGCCGGGCCCGCGCCGTGGTGACGGCCGAGGAGCACACGATCATCGGGGGCCTGGGCAGCGCCGTGGCGGAGACCCTGCTCGAGGCCGGCGTGGCGAAGCCGTTCAAGCGGATAGGATTTCCCGATGTCTTCACGGAGGAGCTTGGCTCGCAGAACGACATCATGGGCAAGTACGGGATTTCGGTGGACGGGCTCTGCGCGACGGCGCGCCGGTTGCTGGGGGCCCGGTAA
- a CDS encoding transketolase, which yields MDRKAIEQRRDILGILEKARRGHIGSTFSLLEIVRVLYDDILRVDPTNPRWPDRDRFVLSKGHGCLSLYLNLAEKGFFPKEELFRFCKFNGILGGHPEYGVIPGVEASTGALGHGLSIAVGMALSARMDRKDFKVFALLGDGECDEGSVWEAAMSAGKHKLSRLTAIVDYNKMQSYGPVLDIQPLEPFADKWRAFGFAATEVDGHDVQALRALFKSLPLDPGKPTAIIAHTVKGKGMPCIEGNPSWHHKTKITDAEFDQLYADLGFPRK from the coding sequence CTGGACCGGAAAGCCATCGAGCAGCGGCGGGACATTCTCGGGATTCTCGAGAAGGCCCGGCGCGGGCACATCGGCTCGACCTTCTCGCTGCTGGAGATCGTGCGCGTCCTCTACGACGACATCCTGCGGGTGGACCCGACGAATCCCCGGTGGCCGGACCGTGACCGGTTCGTGTTAAGCAAGGGGCACGGCTGCCTCTCCCTCTACCTGAACCTGGCCGAGAAGGGCTTCTTCCCGAAGGAGGAGTTGTTCCGTTTCTGCAAGTTCAACGGCATTCTCGGCGGGCACCCGGAGTACGGTGTGATCCCCGGCGTCGAGGCGAGCACGGGCGCGCTCGGCCACGGGCTTTCCATCGCCGTGGGCATGGCGCTTTCCGCGCGAATGGACCGCAAGGACTTCAAGGTCTTCGCCCTGCTGGGCGACGGCGAGTGCGACGAGGGCAGCGTCTGGGAAGCTGCGATGAGCGCAGGCAAGCACAAGTTGAGCCGCCTGACCGCGATCGTGGACTATAACAAGATGCAGTCGTACGGCCCGGTGCTTGACATTCAGCCCCTCGAGCCCTTCGCCGACAAGTGGCGCGCGTTCGGATTCGCCGCGACGGAGGTGGACGGCCACGACGTGCAGGCCCTCCGCGCCCTGTTCAAGAGCCTCCCGCTGGACCCGGGCAAGCCGACCGCCATCATTGCCCACACGGTGAAGGGCAAGGGCATGCCGTGCATCGAGGGTAATCCCTCGTGGCACCACAAGACCAAGATCACCGACGCCGAGTTCGACCAGCTCTACGCCGACCTGGGGTTCCCGAGAAAATGA
- a CDS encoding phosphotransferase, with protein sequence MTLDIPQETVAALERMLGRAPERITRLPGGANNLVLEVVLGHSRYLAKAYFQHKNDPRDRLGAEFGMLTFLWRHGVRDVPEPLQSDPARKIGIFEYVDGVRLAPGEVTAPDVRQLVGLLAAMWRLRGEPDAQDMAPASDACFSLRGYMENVGGRFQRIRNALEQGGAILEAESYIRGDMTRTWERILAFMERDAQKAGLDADRPLERAEQTLNPADHGFHNTLREASGRLRFLDFEYAGWDDPAQMICNALWQPAVPLPARQQKPFLKQVFKGLEGDPVLAARSRLVYPILGFKWACIMLNEFLPVSEARRRFAGARPEDRRREQLEKSRRRLTEIEDFLAAPSLFDGTAA encoded by the coding sequence ATGACCCTGGACATCCCGCAGGAAACCGTGGCCGCCCTCGAGCGGATGCTGGGCCGCGCGCCGGAGCGCATCACGCGCCTGCCGGGCGGCGCCAACAACCTGGTCCTGGAGGTCGTGCTGGGCCATTCCCGCTACCTGGCCAAGGCCTATTTCCAGCACAAGAACGATCCCCGCGACCGGCTGGGCGCGGAGTTCGGCATGCTGACCTTCCTCTGGCGGCACGGCGTCCGGGATGTGCCCGAGCCGCTGCAGTCCGACCCGGCCCGGAAGATCGGGATCTTCGAGTACGTGGACGGGGTGCGGCTGGCGCCGGGCGAAGTCACCGCGCCGGACGTCCGGCAACTGGTGGGCCTGCTGGCCGCGATGTGGCGGCTGCGCGGGGAGCCGGACGCGCAGGACATGGCTCCCGCGTCGGACGCCTGCTTCTCCCTGCGGGGCTACATGGAAAACGTCGGCGGCCGGTTCCAGCGCATCCGGAACGCGCTGGAGCAGGGCGGGGCGATCCTCGAGGCCGAATCGTACATTCGCGGCGACATGACGCGGACCTGGGAGCGCATCCTGGCCTTCATGGAGCGGGACGCGCAGAAAGCGGGCCTGGACGCCGACCGGCCGCTGGAGCGCGCGGAGCAGACGCTGAACCCGGCGGACCACGGCTTCCATAACACCCTGCGCGAGGCGAGCGGGCGGCTGCGGTTCCTCGATTTCGAGTATGCCGGGTGGGACGACCCGGCGCAGATGATCTGCAACGCCCTGTGGCAGCCCGCGGTCCCCCTGCCGGCCCGGCAGCAAAAGCCGTTCCTGAAACAGGTCTTCAAAGGCTTGGAAGGCGACCCCGTCCTGGCCGCGCGGTCGCGGCTGGTCTACCCGATCCTGGGCTTCAAGTGGGCCTGCATCATGCTGAACGAGTTCCTGCCGGTGTCCGAGGCGCGGCGGCGTTTCGCGGGCGCGCGGCCGGAGGACCGGCGCCGGGAGCAGTTGGAGAAATCCCGGCGGCGCCTGACGGAGATCGAGGATTTCCTGGCCGCGCCGTCGCTTTTTGATGGAACTGCGGCCTGA
- a CDS encoding haloacid dehalogenase-like hydrolase, whose amino-acid sequence MHLGVDFDNTLVSYDELFYRCALERGLVPAGLPRTKSAVRAHLWKRPDGNTPWTELQGIVYGTRMAEAAFFPGAREALALCRERGIRVSIVSHKLEFPALGPRVSLRKASLEWMEAQGFFDPAGIGLARDAVFFESSREEKLARIAGERCTHFVDDLPEVLADPGFPAGAEKWYFDPAGHAEAPAGARRFGSWAEIRACLEAIAP is encoded by the coding sequence GTGCACCTCGGCGTGGATTTCGACAATACGCTGGTCAGCTACGACGAGCTGTTTTACCGCTGCGCGCTGGAGCGCGGCCTGGTCCCCGCCGGCCTGCCGCGAACCAAGTCGGCCGTGCGCGCCCACCTCTGGAAAAGACCGGACGGCAACACGCCGTGGACCGAGTTACAGGGGATCGTCTACGGGACGCGCATGGCGGAGGCGGCCTTTTTCCCCGGCGCGCGCGAGGCGCTGGCGCTGTGCCGGGAGCGCGGCATCCGGGTCTCCATCGTCAGCCACAAGCTGGAGTTCCCGGCGCTGGGGCCCCGCGTGAGCCTGCGAAAGGCCTCGCTGGAGTGGATGGAGGCCCAGGGCTTTTTCGATCCGGCCGGCATCGGGCTCGCGCGAGACGCGGTGTTCTTCGAGTCGTCGCGAGAGGAAAAGCTGGCCCGCATCGCGGGGGAGCGCTGCACGCATTTCGTGGACGACCTGCCCGAGGTGCTGGCGGATCCCGGTTTTCCGGCCGGCGCGGAGAAGTGGTATTTCGACCCGGCCGGCCACGCCGAGGCGCCCGCGGGCGCCCGGCGGTTCGGTTCGTGGGCGGAGATCCGGGCCTGCCTGGAGGCGATCGCGCCATGA
- a CDS encoding NAD-dependent epimerase/dehydratase, whose product MSNAQTFPTILVTGGGGYVGSALVPALLKQGHKVKVVDTFWYGENVFADCNSHPALTRIAKDIRDTAAMKEALRGVDAVIHLACISNDPSFELDPKLGKGINLDAFPGLVEAAKAGGVKRFIYASSSSVYGVKEQPDVREDDPPDPLTDYSKFKLECEKLLMDLGGGLTRVIVRPATVCGYAPRLRLDLTVNILTIHALVNRKIRIFGGKQMRPNLHVLDMVRAYEMFLAAPAEKIDGVPFNVGFRNETVEDIARIVKRTIGDEGIALEYVPTDDNRSYHVNSDRVRRVLGFEPKYNIEDAVRSLVEAYRAGKIPDPMTNPMYHNIKRMHQLSLG is encoded by the coding sequence ATGAGCAACGCGCAGACATTTCCGACCATCCTGGTCACGGGCGGCGGCGGGTACGTGGGCAGCGCCCTCGTGCCGGCCCTCCTGAAGCAGGGGCACAAGGTGAAAGTCGTTGATACGTTCTGGTACGGCGAGAACGTGTTCGCCGACTGCAACAGCCACCCGGCCCTGACGCGCATCGCGAAAGACATCCGCGATACGGCCGCCATGAAGGAGGCCCTGCGCGGCGTGGACGCGGTCATCCACCTGGCCTGCATCTCCAACGACCCCAGCTTCGAGCTCGACCCCAAGCTCGGTAAGGGCATCAACCTGGACGCCTTCCCCGGCCTCGTCGAGGCCGCGAAGGCCGGCGGCGTGAAGCGGTTCATCTACGCCAGTTCGTCCAGCGTGTACGGCGTCAAGGAGCAGCCCGACGTCCGCGAGGACGATCCGCCCGACCCGCTGACGGACTACTCCAAGTTCAAGCTCGAGTGCGAGAAGCTGTTGATGGATCTCGGCGGCGGCTTGACCCGCGTGATCGTCCGGCCGGCGACCGTCTGCGGCTACGCGCCGCGCCTGCGCCTGGACCTGACGGTGAACATCCTGACCATCCACGCCCTCGTGAACCGCAAGATCCGGATCTTCGGCGGCAAGCAGATGCGGCCGAACCTCCACGTGCTGGACATGGTCCGCGCGTACGAGATGTTCCTCGCGGCCCCCGCGGAGAAGATCGACGGCGTGCCGTTCAACGTCGGCTTTCGGAACGAAACCGTGGAGGACATTGCCCGGATCGTCAAGCGCACCATCGGCGACGAAGGCATCGCGCTGGAGTACGTGCCGACCGACGACAACCGGTCCTACCACGTCAACTCGGACCGCGTGCGCCGGGTCCTGGGCTTCGAGCCGAAGTACAACATCGAGGACGCGGTGCGAAGCCTCGTGGAGGCCTACCGCGCCGGGAAGATCCCGGACCCGATGACGAACCCGATGTACCACAACATCAAGCGGATGCACCAGTTGTCCTTGGGTTAG
- a CDS encoding MBL fold metallo-hydrolase, producing MPLQVCVLASGSSGNCIFVGSERTGILIDAGLSGKETLRRLDLLRIAPDRIRAVCVSHEHNDHTAGLRALQRRHGLDLYANAGTIEALRRNPDLNDLAWKVFSTGFAFAIGDLTVEPFAVSHDAYEPVGFVIAAGRERVGIATDIGIATGLVRERLKGCRVLVIESNHDERMLKEAERPWHLKQRIAGRQGHLSNASAARLVCELTGPELEHVFLVHLSEECNRQDLALNTARQMLDQAGHARIRVSLTFPDRISDIWCGS from the coding sequence ATGCCCTTACAGGTTTGCGTGCTGGCCAGCGGAAGCTCGGGGAACTGCATCTTCGTGGGATCCGAGCGGACGGGGATCCTCATCGACGCCGGGTTGAGCGGCAAGGAAACGCTCCGCCGGCTCGACTTGCTGCGGATTGCCCCCGACCGCATCCGGGCGGTGTGCGTCAGCCATGAGCACAACGACCACACGGCCGGCCTGCGCGCGCTGCAGCGGCGGCACGGCCTGGACCTGTACGCCAACGCCGGGACGATCGAGGCGCTGCGCCGCAACCCGGACCTGAACGACCTGGCCTGGAAGGTGTTCAGCACGGGCTTCGCGTTCGCGATCGGCGACCTGACCGTCGAGCCGTTTGCGGTGTCCCACGACGCGTACGAGCCCGTGGGCTTCGTCATCGCCGCGGGCCGCGAGCGGGTGGGCATCGCCACCGACATCGGCATCGCCACGGGCCTCGTCCGGGAACGGTTGAAGGGCTGCCGGGTGCTGGTGATCGAATCCAACCACGACGAGCGGATGCTCAAGGAGGCCGAGCGCCCCTGGCACTTGAAACAGCGGATCGCAGGCCGGCAGGGGCACCTGTCCAACGCGTCGGCGGCGCGGCTGGTCTGCGAACTGACCGGCCCCGAACTCGAACATGTGTTCCTCGTTCACTTGAGCGAGGAATGCAACCGCCAGGACCTGGCCCTGAACACGGCCCGGCAGATGCTCGACCAGGCCGGCCATGCCCGCATCCGCGTCAGCCTGACCTTCCCCGACCGGATCAGCGACATCTGGTGCGGATCGTGA
- the recJ gene encoding single-stranded-DNA-specific exonuclease RecJ, which produces MPKLWQTVERIGPRADSLAASLGIPRPLAEVLAARGLAEPAEARRFLNPRLDNLADPTVLPDMGRAVERVLRAVKARERIVIFGDYDADGVTAAALLTRFLRGLGGEAVPFLPLRLEEGYGLGVDALRRCLEAHHPELVITVDCGTGSVDAVRAAAESGVDVVVTDHHEPSGDVAPAAAVVNPKLGSDEQARQLAGVGVAFKLAWALAARAGADARLVFRYLDLVAVGTVADVVPLQGENRILVHYGLRQLNNNPWTGLRALIEAAEIRDAIGEYHLGFVIGPRLNAAGRLGDAQAALELLLTEDAGAAEPLARQLDRGNRERQKIEADILEEALQDVAALDLEKHAGLVLARRGWHPGVIGIVASRIVGRYGRPVLMITLNEDGTGRGSGRSIEGFNLVENLAACRDHLARFGGHAMAAGLELEEKNLAALREAFSRRVADAVPPDRLRPVQRVDSWIDLADADERLFENLQALRPFGCGNPRPVWAASRVRVLGQPRILKDKHLKLRVVSGSAQREAIGFNLAGQPLPDGPMDIAFTLDMNSWMGRETLQLKLEDFRASE; this is translated from the coding sequence ATGCCCAAGCTGTGGCAAACCGTCGAGCGGATCGGCCCGCGGGCTGATTCGCTCGCGGCGTCTCTGGGCATCCCCCGGCCGCTGGCCGAGGTCCTGGCCGCCCGCGGACTCGCCGAACCCGCGGAGGCCCGCCGGTTCCTCAATCCCCGGTTGGATAATCTGGCCGACCCGACCGTTTTGCCCGACATGGGCCGGGCCGTGGAGCGGGTGCTGCGGGCCGTCAAGGCCCGCGAGCGGATCGTCATCTTCGGCGATTACGACGCCGATGGCGTGACGGCGGCCGCCTTGCTGACCCGGTTCCTTCGCGGCCTCGGCGGCGAGGCCGTCCCGTTCCTGCCGCTGCGCCTGGAGGAGGGGTACGGCCTGGGCGTGGACGCGCTCCGGCGCTGCCTCGAGGCCCACCATCCCGAGCTCGTGATCACCGTCGATTGCGGCACCGGCTCCGTGGACGCCGTGCGCGCCGCCGCAGAGAGCGGCGTGGACGTGGTGGTGACGGATCACCACGAACCCTCCGGTGACGTAGCGCCCGCGGCCGCCGTCGTGAATCCCAAGTTGGGCTCCGACGAACAGGCGCGGCAGTTGGCGGGCGTCGGCGTGGCCTTCAAGCTGGCCTGGGCACTCGCGGCGCGGGCCGGCGCGGACGCCCGCCTCGTCTTTCGCTATCTGGATCTCGTGGCGGTCGGCACCGTGGCGGACGTGGTTCCCCTGCAGGGAGAGAACCGGATCCTGGTGCACTACGGGCTGCGCCAGTTGAACAACAACCCGTGGACCGGCCTGCGGGCCCTGATCGAGGCCGCGGAAATACGGGATGCGATCGGCGAATACCACCTGGGTTTTGTCATCGGGCCCCGCCTGAATGCCGCCGGCCGGCTCGGCGACGCGCAGGCCGCGCTGGAACTGCTGCTGACGGAGGACGCGGGCGCCGCGGAGCCGCTCGCCAGGCAATTGGATCGCGGCAACCGCGAACGGCAGAAGATAGAGGCGGATATTCTCGAAGAGGCGCTGCAGGACGTGGCCGCGCTGGATCTGGAGAAGCACGCCGGACTGGTCCTGGCCCGGCGCGGCTGGCACCCGGGCGTCATCGGCATTGTCGCCTCGCGAATAGTGGGACGCTACGGCCGGCCGGTACTCATGATCACCCTGAACGAGGACGGAACGGGCCGCGGGTCGGGCCGCAGCATCGAGGGCTTCAACCTGGTGGAGAACCTGGCGGCCTGCCGGGATCACCTCGCGCGGTTCGGCGGTCACGCCATGGCCGCCGGGCTCGAACTGGAGGAGAAGAACCTGGCGGCGCTCCGCGAGGCGTTCAGCCGGCGCGTGGCCGATGCCGTGCCGCCCGATCGGCTTCGCCCCGTGCAGAGAGTCGACTCCTGGATCGACCTGGCGGACGCCGACGAGCGGCTGTTTGAGAACCTGCAGGCGCTGCGTCCCTTTGGCTGCGGCAACCCGCGCCCGGTCTGGGCCGCGTCGCGTGTCCGCGTACTGGGCCAACCGCGGATCCTGAAGGACAAGCACCTGAAGCTGCGGGTGGTGTCCGGCAGCGCCCAGCGCGAGGCGATCGGGTTTAACCTGGCCGGCCAGCCTCTGCCGGACGGGCCGATGGACATCGCCTTCACGCTGGACATGAATTCCTGGATGGGGCGGGAGACGCTGCAACTGAAGCTGGAGGATTTCCGGGCCAGTGAATAG